TGTTCTTGACATGAACCTTTGGTGGTAGCATAGCTTCTTTACCCATGTTCACGATATCACCTTCGGAGGAACTTCCGACACTTGTACCTCTGCACGGAGAGCCCCTCGATGCCACAATGTATGCCTTCGCACATAGACCAGACTGCCACCAACGCCTCGCTAGCTCAGCATAAGTCCCAACGCCTGTTCTCAGCCCTCCTCTTACGGTCATGCAGCCCGCCAGCCGACTGGGTTCGGTATCGATCGTTTGGCGCCATCATCTGTACCGTCTGACGACCGCTTCGAATCTTTGCGCGACCTCTCTTCCGCCTTGCGAAACATCTCTGTCGTATGATTCCACACCTTTGGTCCCATACCCCTTTCGCGATGCTTCAGTAGCATGCCCTTGTCGCCAGTCGATTTGCCATCCCAGTCGAGTAGATAGGCGCCGCTCCCAGGTGTGCCGTCGGAGCCCAGCATGACGCCCAATCCCCCGGGGATCGGTATGCCAACACCGCCGTTGCGAGATGGGTAGCACTGGCTGGTCATTTGGAAGAGGTGGCGCTCTCCAGATTCTTGGACATTCAGGATCCACGGTGTCATGACGGCTGGAGGAAAGAGAAGAGTTAGCCCTTGGAGCGCCACATGAGAATGTGTCGACAGCTAGCGATAGATGTGAGGATCGCGTCGAACATACCATACATAACCTTGACGGCTAAGCGAACGGGCCCCTGAATAAGATGGGTGTTAGCCTGGACGCTTCAGAAGACGGGCACAAGCCGCAGGCGTTTCGACCGTGTATCCAACGTCGCGGCCTTGCTCCTCTTTGCGGGTCGGCCTACACTAAGCTGGTTCGCGATGCCGGTCTTGACAGTGCCTGGATAAGAGTGGCTGAAGGATGTTTGTGGATATCTCTTCGCGAGCTCTTCGATGAAGAAATCAGACATGACCACGCAGTCTGTACCATCGTCAGCCTCGCTCTTCGCAATCGGCCACATAACTTACGAGCAAGGCAAGCGTGAAGGGTGAAGTTGTGCTTCAAGTCCAGATCATCCTCTCGAACGTCGCCTTCAGATCCCGCCGCCAGCACTGTGACCACTCGAGAGAGCTCGTTGGACTCTGATGCTTTGGTGAGCGCTGGCATAAGGTTGAGAATGCACCTCATGCGAGTGTAGTAGTTAACCGCCATTTTACGGTCGATGCCTTCTGGAGTCTCATGACGCCCCTTGAGTGTCCTGGTCTCAGTCAGTAGGGTAATTCGTACGATGTGGCATTGGCAGGACACCCACATGAAGCCCACTGTCAGAACCAAACAGTGAATCTTTGGCTCTCGCTTCGAAAATGTCAGCTATAACCTAGCGGATGAGGTAGAGTGGCCCAGTTCGGCGGTTTCCAGAACGTACTTCGCGCAGCTCTGCGCACAGCTCATCGGTCGCTTTGACCGTCGAGACATCTTTTTGGATGAAGTATGCTTTACCGGCAGGTTGTAGCTCCTTGAGCTCGTTGATGAGTCGGGTTCCGCGATCCTCTGATCTTCCTACAATGTACGCTCGCGGTCTCGTTGCGCGTAAGAACAGCTCCTTCGCAGTAGATGCACCTCGAGGCGGTGTTAGCTCGACTTGTGCACGTCTGGGGACTCCGCAGTTACCTATGCCTCCGGTGCCTCCCACAAAGATGGTGACCAGATCCGTCAGGTCCTTCACCTTGTTGTTGCTTTCTCGAATCGTGTCTATTCGCCATCTATCAGTATTTGAACATGAAAATGTCTGCGGGGCTTCACACAGACCTATTTTGACCATTTCTACGCCCGCCCCTGGTCACATTGTAAGTGGCTATCTCCTCAACGTGCGTTGCTGGTCGGAGAAGGCTAAAGTGGAGCAAGGGTGTCATCATACCATAGATTAGCGACTCCAGGGCGGATGCGAGTGCCCAAGACTTTTGGGCCTAAGACGGGATGATGTAGAGGATGCGGGCACAGGGCTATCTCTCGGGTGCTGGCTGACGCTGATGCAGTCTTGCAGTATTGCGCAGGGTAGATGTAGATCGTAGTCCAGTGTTCTCAAGGCCGGCGGACATCACCACCGCCCAGTGCCCCTTCGCTGGCGGCGGTCCTCGACGGTGTTGTGACAGCTGCGGGTTGTCGATGTAAGATGAAGTATAAGGTAGGTGAAATGTTCCGTGATCAAAGGGTTACACCGAGCAAAATGAGGGCGGAAGAAGATGGGTACAGTCGGGTAGTGAGCGGGCGCGTCGGGTGGCAGCAGGTGGAGGTTCATGAAGCATTTTTAGAGTTTGGCGCAGAGGCGTTCGACGTCTTTCTTCgcgacttcttcttcttgTTGCAAGCCATCGTACGCCGTACCTACATCAGCCACAAAAAACATTTCCCGCCGCCACTCAGATCCTCGACTGGTGGGCCCATGCAGTTCTTGCGGCGACGGTCGTTGCTCCGGAGAACGCAGTGTGATCAGCGGGAGGAATTTTGATTCCAGAAGAGCAAAACGCGAGAGTTCTCATCTTTGATTGTATCACTGGAATCACTTCAAGTATGCTACACCATCGTGTCATCTGCTATAGAGTATAGGCCAAGGTCGGATGCTGTTCATAGTTCTACCAACACTTATATGATACACAAGAAGTAAACTTCATCATGCTATCGTCGTCCATGTCTTCTCCATGACTCATTCTCTACACGAGACTCATGCAAGCAAAGCTCATCTTCTTGGAAGTCGAACCACTGGTCGTTTCGCTCTCCTGTCTCTTCCACGATGACCAGCTCTGAGCTGGGGAGTCAAGCGACCACTCCATGTTGACATATGGCCAGCAGATACTGCCATCCTGGCGCGTGACCATATCGCCAGCCACATAGGTGTTGTTGCTGGTGATGGCATCGCCAATCTTCTTGCCGGAGCTGTTGACGAGCTGAAAGTAAGTGCC
Above is a window of Fulvia fulva chromosome 6, complete sequence DNA encoding:
- a CDS encoding Oxidoreductase; protein product: MSRFMPFIATSAALVAAVDPSLKLKNYVDSVTLDSSFNPIIDAYWTGLPHHRRTPFAVSPDGKTGYLAYLDSTGTGVHVQHVDPSAFTATGTTVSIDGVKEAGGLVAHNDGFALLGNEEMSGTNAPPSGTPVPAIYKYSAGKQDWKTFVGGPGVHESEGLSASPDMNGDLVYSEKADLYGAYFVVIDYTGDASGHFGDSIEYVGSDGKLQTIEGATSAWGCSHNIGIAFEAADEAPFASVCAEDQGAIWLNTGGTGMMSNGVKISNENTTNGGGGEAFGGMSGSYSGLARFINSTSYILTWVSRGAVELTANEWMGDGYTAAQNRTNGRRVAMTILTDKSTKASEQASSEVGAEGDSQVNWVTAEEGPDRSNAHVAAFDDEYALISWEQIDLPSCDFVAMGCGGTFSGTYFQLVNSSGKKIGDAITSNNTYVAGDMVTRQDGSICWPYVNMEWSLDSPAQSWSSWKRQESETTSGAGVEMVKIDTIRESNNKVKDLTDLVTIFVGGTGGIGASTAKELFLRATRPRAYIVGRSEDRGTRLINELKELQPAGKAYFIQKDVSTVKATDELCAELREREPKIHCLVLTVGFMTLKGRHETPEGIDRKMAVNYYTRMRCILNLMPALTKASESNELSRVVTVLAAGSEGDVREDDLDLKHNFTLHACLAHCVVMSDFFIEELAKRYPQTSFSHSYPGTVKTGIANQLSGPVRLAVKVMYAVMTPWILNVQESGERHLFQMTSQCYPSRNGGVGIPIPGGLGVMLGSDGTPGSGAYLLDWDGKSTGDKGMLLKHRERGMGPKVWNHTTEMFRKAEERSRKDSKRSSDGTDDGAKRSIPNPVGWRAA